The region GTTGAGGTTGAGCCCGTCGTGCGGGGTGAAGCGGGACATGGCGTCGTAGGCGTAGGGGTTGGCCACCGGTACGGCGATGATCGTGCCGGACAGCTCGGCCGGGTCCACCGAGGTCACCAGGCGGCGCACCTCCTCGGGGCCCATCGCCTCGTCGCCGTGGATGCCGCCGAAGGCGACCAGGGTCTTGCCCGGACGGGTGCCGACCACCCGGTGGACCGTCAGTTCCAGGTCGTGGCCGTTGCCGAGGCGGGTGACGGGGACGGTCTCGACGGTACGGCCGGGACGGGTGGTGGTGGCGGTGTCGCTCATGTGCGGTGTCTCCTCGTGCTTTTCGTGGTGCTCGCGGTGCCGCCGGCCGGTGGTCGGGCCGGTGTCACCGCAAGTCGCCGATGGCGGCGGCTTCCTGGCACAGTGCCGGGACCGCCTTTTCGGCGAGGTCGGTGGTGAAGCGGGCGGCGGGGCCGCTGACGGACAGGCCGGCCACTGCCCGGCCGTCCGCGCCGATCACGGCGACGGCCCGGCAGCGCAGGCCCACGCTGTAGGTCTCCTCGTCCACGGCGTAGCCCTGGCGCCTGGCCTCCTCCAGCTCGGGCAGGATCGCCTCCCGTACGCCTTCGGGGTCCTCCACGCCCGCGCCGCTGAGCAGCGCGAGCTGCCCGGCGCGGGGCAGGTGGGACATGATCGCCTTGCCCAGCGCGGAACTCTCCGGGCGGATCGGCTCGCCGATCCGGCTGACCGCGCGCAGCGGCTGGTCCGATTCGGTGCGGGCGATGATGTACATGCTGTTGCCGACGATCCGGCCCGCCGTGGTGGACTCCCCGGTGATGGCGGCCAGGCGCCGGGTGGCCAGCTGGAGGCGGTCGTTGCTGTACAGGTGCTCGCCGACCGCGGTGGCCATCGCCACCAGGCGCCGGCCCGGTACGAAGCGGCTGTTGGGGGCCTCGTCGAGGAATCCCCAGGCGATCAGCTGGGCGATCAGCCTGGACGCCGTGGACAGCGGCACATCGGCCGCGACCGCCAGTTCGCTCAAGGTGAGCGGAGCCTGGTCGGCGATGACCGAGAGCTCCAGCAGGTTGAGGATGCGGCCCATGTAACTCGGTGACTTGGTGCTCTCTTTGGGGGGTGTGCCGCGTTCCCCGGTTTCCTGTGCCACGGGTGTGTCTCCTGTCGTCCGGTCGTCGTCGTCCGGTGCCATGCCGCCGTGCGGCCGGCCGATCACGCTTCGGCTGCCGGTCCCTGACACCGCGAGGGGAAGTATCCCGTGGCGTCCGCCGGACAGGGCCGGGACCGGGACCGGGCGCGGTGAGCCGGCGCCGGGGCCCGTGTCATGGCCGTCCTTCCGGTACGCCGGCGGGCGCCGCCGCGCCGTCGATGCCCATGGCCGCGGCGACGATCCCGACCGGCGGGGAACCGTAGGCCATCAGGCCGCGGTGGAAGCGGGCCAGGGAGAAGTCCGCGCCCCAGGCGGCCTCGGCCTGGGCGCGCAGCCGGCGCATCAGCACCTTGCCCCAGGTGTAGCGGATACAGGTGGGCTCCCAGACCGCCCGCCGGGCTTCGGCGCGGGCCGCGGGGCCGGACAGGAAGGCGCGGCTCTCGAACAGGCCGACGGCCTCGTCGAGGGTGAGGGCGCCGGTGTGGATGCCGAGCACCGCCTCGACGCGGACGGTCCTGATCATGGCCTCCTGCGCCATGCCGAACTGGTAGTGCGCGGTGTCGCCCTGGTAGCCGGCCTCCCACATCATCTCTTCTGCGTAGTGGGCCCAGCCCTCGAAGAACAGCTCCGACCAGAGGGTCTTGCGGACGGGGTTGTCGACCTGGCCCATCATCAGGGCGTGCGAGCAGTGCCCGGGGCCGATCTCGTGGACGGCCATGACGGCCATCGCGGGCCGGTTGAAACGGTTGAGCCAGGACTGGTGGTCGTCGGGCGACCAGTCGGCGGCGGGTCCCGTGATGTGGAAGAGGGAGTGGCCCTGCGTCTCCCAGGGCGCGATCCAGCTGACCCGGCCCGCCGCCCAGGTGCGGGCCGGCGGTGAGGGCTCGATGACGCAGCCGTCGTCCACCAGCGGCAGCAGGCCGTGCTCCCGGACGAAGCGGGCCGCCTTGGCGACCTCGGCCTGGGTGTCGGCGAGGATCTCCTCGAAGCTGCCGTGGTCGGCGCGTACCCGGGCGTCGACCCGCCGGGTCCGCTCGGCGGCCGTACCGGGTTCGCGGTCGAGGCGGTCCCCGGCGTCGTACAGGATCTCGCGCATCCGCTCGTACTCGGACGCGGCCATGGCGGCGAGTTCGTCGAGGTCCACCGGGACGCGGTCCTCGCAGCCGAGGAGCGCGGCGAGGTCGTCGCTGCCCAGGCTGGGGGCCGGGTCGCCCTCGCCCGCGGCCCGCGTGAGGTGCGCGGTCAGCCGTTCCAGCGCGGCCAGCGCGTGGCGGCCGTCGTCGCCGTCCGCGGGCGTGACAGCCGTGGCCAGACCGCGGACGGCGGGCAGGAACATGGTGGCCACGGGCGCGGACAGCTCGTCCAGGGCCTCGATCGCGTTGTCCACCGCGTCCGGCCACAGGCTCACATGGCGGGCCCGCGCCTTCTCCCGGCTCGCCGCGTCGGCGTAGGGCCGGTCGTACGGCGACAGGTCGAGTGCCTCGACGTGCACCCAGGGGTCCCAGCGGTGCTGGCGGAGCCGGCCGAAGCGGGTGCGCATGGCGTTCTCGGTGGCGGCGAGCTGCGCCTCGTCGTGGGCGTCGGGCAGCGCCGGGCCGCCCAGCGCGGCGAGCGCGGTGGCCACGCCGGCCGGTGACAGGTCGGCGATCGTGCCGTCGTAGATGTCGTGCAGTCCTGAATACTCGCGCAGATAGGCGGCGTCCAGGTTGCAGGCGCTGTGCAGTCGCGGGAACAGCTCGGCCATCGGATGCCTTCCTCGGGGTGTGCCGGGACATGGCGGGGTGCCAGGGGTCCGCGGCGGGGTGCGAAGGGGATGCCGGCGGGGGTGCCGTCGGTATTCGGCGGGGTGTCGGGGGCGCACGGAGGGTCGGCGGCCTCAGATGGTGAGGCGGCGTCCCCGCTGGGTGAGCCGCAGCGCCAGCGCTCCGAGGCCGACCACGACCACCGACATCAGCGTCATCAGGGTGGACAGGGCCGCCGGGGTCGGGTCCTGGTAGTTGTTGAGATAGGTGAACATCCAGACCGGCAGCGTCTGCTGGTCGCTGTTGAGCAGGAAGATCGACAGATCCACCTCGTTGAAGCTGATCAGGAACGCGAACACCCCGCTGACGAGCATGGCCGGCGCGATCTGCGGCAGGGTGGCCCGTACGAAGGCGGTGAGCGGCCGGGCGCCGAGGTCGACCGCCGCGTAGTCGAGCGTGCGGTCGGCGCGGCTCAGCGCGGCCGACAGCAGCACGATGACGAACGGCACGGTGGCCACCGTGTGGGCCAGCACCACCGCCCACCGGCCGCTGGTCATCCCCAGCCTGGCCAGCAGCATGAACACCGCGAACCCGAAGGCGATCTTGGGCACCACGACGGGGGAGAACAGCGCCGACTGGATCGAGCCGCTGCCGCGGAAGCGGTACCGCACCAGGGCGACGGCGCCGGCCGAGCCGAGCACCACCGCGAGCACGGCCACCAGCGCGCCGATCCACAGGCTGCCGACCAGGGCGTCGGTGACACCCTCCTGCTCGAAGAGGTTGGTGTACCAGCGGGTGGAGAAGCCCGGCGGGGGCCACACCCCGTACGAGACCGAGGAGAGCGAGCTGATCACCACGATGGCGGCGGGCACCAGCTGGAAGGCGTAGACCAGGGCCATCCAGACGCCCAGGCCGCGGATGCCCTTGGGCTCGGACGGGCTGACGGTGACGCCGCCCTGGTCGGCCTCGGCGAAGCGGCGCTGGACGAGGACGAAGATCCCGGTGGAGACGATGGCGAGCACCAGCAGGACCAGGGCGCAGACCGACGCCGCCGGGAAGTCGGTGGTGCCGACCAGCGAGTAGACGGTGGTGGAGAGCGTCGCCACCCGGCCGCCGCCCAGCATGCTGGGCGCGGTGAAGCTGGAGATGGTCAGGGCGAACGTGAGCTGGCAGCCGGCGATCAGCCCCGGCGCGCTCAGCGGCAGCGTGATGGTGCGGAAGGTGCGCCAGCGCGACGCCCCGAAGTCGTCCGCCACCTCGGCGAGTGTGCCGTCGATCTGCCGCAGGCTGCTGCTGATCGGCAGGACCACCAGCGGCAGCAGGGTGTGCACCAGCGCGATGACGACGGCGGGCTTCTCGTACAGCAGGTGGACGGGTCCCACCCCGACCAGGCCGAGCGCCGAGTTGAGGAAACCTTCCTGCCCGAGCAGCAGCTGCCAGGCGTAGACGCTGGCGATACCGGAGAAGATCAGCGACGAGAAGACCACCGCGTAGCCCGCGTTGCGCCAGGCGGTGCGCTTGATGTGGTGCAGGGCCAGCGCCGTCAGATAGCCGACGACCGCGGTCACCACGGTGACCAGCAGACCCACCTGCACGGTCTGCCAGATCACCGACCAGTAGTAGGAGCCGCCCAGCACCTTCGCCCAGGACGCCGCCGTGCCGGTGATGTTGGTGCCGCCGGGCTCGTACTTCTGGAAGGAGTATTCGACCAGCGTCTCCACGGCGAAGGCGAACACCGCGAGCAGCAGGACCAGGCTGGGGGCCAGCAGCAGCAGTGAGGTACGGCGGTTGCGGGCCCGGGCGGCCCGCTGCGGGCCGCCCTCGCGCGCGGCGGCGGGGCGCCCGGGCGTGCCGGGGGCGGCGGGTCGTTCGGCCAGCGCGGTCACTGGGCCCGCCCCCGCGGGGGTGCGCTGTGGACGGTCGTCCGTCATCGCGCGTCTCCTTCCGGTGAGGCAGGCGTCAGATCTTGGAGACGACGTCCTGATTCCAGCGATCGGTCCACGCGGACATGTTCTTGCCGACGATGTCCCAGTCGACCGGGACGAACTTCTGGTCGGCGCCGGCCGCGATGGCGGGAATGGCCTTGAGCTTGTCGGACAGCTTCGTGGTGCTCACCGCGGGGATCTCGATCGAGGCGTCCACCCAGCTCTGGTTCCACCGGGGCTTGAGCATCTCGTTGATGATGTCGTAGCAGACCTCGACCTGGTCGTCGCTGGCACCGGAGTTGATGTTGACCCCGACCGGGTCGAAGAACGCGCCCTCGGCGGGGCGCTGGTAGCCCAGCGGCGCGCCCTGCTGCCGCCACGCGGTGGAGGTGCCCAGGTAGTGCGAGGTCAGCGGCGCCTCGCTGGTGGACAGCATGTTGAGGAACTGCGGGTTGGCCGTGACGATGGTGCGGATGTTCTTGGCGTGCTGCTGCCACAGGGCGAAGCCGGGGTCCATGTTGTCCCAGCCGCCGCCGTTCTGCTGGGCGGCCATGCCGATGACCCACCACGGCACGGTGAAGAAGCAGAGCTTCCCCTTCTGCGCCGGCGCCCACAGGTCGGACCACGAGCCGAAGCCCTTGGGATAGGTGCGGTTGTTGAAGACCAGGCCCATCTGGTCGGCCCCGAAGACCACACCGCAGTGGTCCGGCTCGACGAACTGCGGCTGGAGGTACTGGGTGTTGGGGATCCTGGAGTAGTCCAGCCTGAGGTACATCCCGGTCGCCTTGCCGGCCGCGGTGCCGCCGCCGTTGCTGAACACCAGGTGGTTCTGCGGGTTGTGCGGGTTGGCCTGGAAGGCCGCGGTCTGCTTGGTGAGGATGAGCGTGTCGTCGATCTTGATCCGGACGTTGGGGTGGCTCTGCTCGTACTCCTTCACGAACTCCTTCGGCATCACCGCCAGGTTCGCCCCCGCGAACGGCGTCATGGTGATGCTGAGCTTCTTGCCGCTTCCCGAGCCGGCCGATGTGCCGGAACCGGACGACGCGGCCGGCTGCTTGCTGGCGCACCCGGGCAGGAAGAGGCCGGCGGCGAGGGCGCCGCCCCCTGCCATCAGGAAGCGCCGGGACACCTGCGGGGTGCCCGAACCGGTTCTGTGCGCGGGGCTGTTCTGGCCGGTGGCGTGGTTCGCCTTCATGGTCTGTCTCCTAGACTTCCGTGCCGAGCATGACGGCCGCGTCGGCCTGCCAGCCGATCTCGACCTCGTCGCCGGGTGCGATCCCCACTGCCTCGTGGGCCGGCAGTTGGACGACCAGGTCCGGTCCGTCCCCGGGCAGTGCCACCTGGTAGCGGACGGTCGAGCCCTGGAAGGTGAGGTCGGCGACGCGGGCGGTGAAGCGGTTGTCGAAGGGAGTGGTCAGGTGGTGCCGCATGCTGATGACTTCCGGCCGCAGCGACAGCGCGGTGCCGGGGCCCGAGGTGCGGCAGGTGAATCCGTCGGCCGTGAGCACCCGGTCGTTGACGGTGCCGCGGACGATGTTGGTGTCGCCCAGGAAGGTCGCGCCGAATTCGGTGGCCGGGCGGTTGTACAGCTCGTCGGGCCGGCCGACCTGCTCCAGGCGTCCCTGGTTCATCAGGGCGATCCGGTCGGAGACGGTGAACGCCTCGGTCTGGTCGTGCGTGACGAAGACGAAGGTGGTGCCGGAGTCCTGCTGGATCTTCTTCAGGACGCGCTGCATCTGCACCCGCAGCCGTAGGTCGAGCGCGCCGAGGGGTTCGTCGAGCAGCAGCACCGCGGGCCGGTTGGCCAGTGCCCGGGCGATGGCCACCCGCTGCTGCTGGCCGCCGGACAGCTGCGCCGGCTTGCGGTCGGCGTAGCCCGTCAACTCCACCAGGTCGAGCATGTCGCCGACGACGGAGCGGACTTCCGCCCGGGACATGCGGCGGATCCTGGGGCCGAAGGCGATGTTCTCGGCCACCGTCAGGTGCGGGAAGAGCGCCAGTTTCTGGAAGATCAGGTTGGTCGGCCGCCGGTTCGGCGGCACGTTCGCCATGTCCTTGCCCGCGATGCTCACGGTGCCGGCGGTCGGGTACTCCAGCCCGGCGAGGATGCGCAGCGTCGTGGACTTGCCACAGCCGGAGGGACCGAGAAGCGAGAGGAACTCACCGTGCCTGATGTCGAGGCTCAGATCGGTGACCGCGGCCTCGCCGTTCGGATAGGTCTTGCTCACGCCGACCAACTGCGCGTCGAGATGCGACGGGGCGTCCACGCCCACAGCACCCACCTCCACTTCCACTCATTGGGACTTCACTTCCACTGGTGTGCTCGGATGCTATTCACGGCCTGGCGCGCGGGTCAACGCTGTTGGCGGAAATTGCTCGGTC is a window of Streptomyces sp. NBC_01477 DNA encoding:
- a CDS encoding ABC transporter permease, encoding MTDDRPQRTPAGAGPVTALAERPAAPGTPGRPAAAREGGPQRAARARNRRTSLLLLAPSLVLLLAVFAFAVETLVEYSFQKYEPGGTNITGTAASWAKVLGGSYYWSVIWQTVQVGLLVTVVTAVVGYLTALALHHIKRTAWRNAGYAVVFSSLIFSGIASVYAWQLLLGQEGFLNSALGLVGVGPVHLLYEKPAVVIALVHTLLPLVVLPISSSLRQIDGTLAEVADDFGASRWRTFRTITLPLSAPGLIAGCQLTFALTISSFTAPSMLGGGRVATLSTTVYSLVGTTDFPAASVCALVLLVLAIVSTGIFVLVQRRFAEADQGGVTVSPSEPKGIRGLGVWMALVYAFQLVPAAIVVISSLSSVSYGVWPPPGFSTRWYTNLFEQEGVTDALVGSLWIGALVAVLAVVLGSAGAVALVRYRFRGSGSIQSALFSPVVVPKIAFGFAVFMLLARLGMTSGRWAVVLAHTVATVPFVIVLLSAALSRADRTLDYAAVDLGARPLTAFVRATLPQIAPAMLVSGVFAFLISFNEVDLSIFLLNSDQQTLPVWMFTYLNNYQDPTPAALSTLMTLMSVVVVGLGALALRLTQRGRRLTI
- a CDS encoding ABC transporter ATP-binding protein; protein product: MGVDAPSHLDAQLVGVSKTYPNGEAAVTDLSLDIRHGEFLSLLGPSGCGKSTTLRILAGLEYPTAGTVSIAGKDMANVPPNRRPTNLIFQKLALFPHLTVAENIAFGPRIRRMSRAEVRSVVGDMLDLVELTGYADRKPAQLSGGQQQRVAIARALANRPAVLLLDEPLGALDLRLRVQMQRVLKKIQQDSGTTFVFVTHDQTEAFTVSDRIALMNQGRLEQVGRPDELYNRPATEFGATFLGDTNIVRGTVNDRVLTADGFTCRTSGPGTALSLRPEVISMRHHLTTPFDNRFTARVADLTFQGSTVRYQVALPGDGPDLVVQLPAHEAVGIAPGDEVEIGWQADAAVMLGTEV
- a CDS encoding DUF885 family protein; amino-acid sequence: MAELFPRLHSACNLDAAYLREYSGLHDIYDGTIADLSPAGVATALAALGGPALPDAHDEAQLAATENAMRTRFGRLRQHRWDPWVHVEALDLSPYDRPYADAASREKARARHVSLWPDAVDNAIEALDELSAPVATMFLPAVRGLATAVTPADGDDGRHALAALERLTAHLTRAAGEGDPAPSLGSDDLAALLGCEDRVPVDLDELAAMAASEYERMREILYDAGDRLDREPGTAAERTRRVDARVRADHGSFEEILADTQAEVAKAARFVREHGLLPLVDDGCVIEPSPPARTWAAGRVSWIAPWETQGHSLFHITGPAADWSPDDHQSWLNRFNRPAMAVMAVHEIGPGHCSHALMMGQVDNPVRKTLWSELFFEGWAHYAEEMMWEAGYQGDTAHYQFGMAQEAMIRTVRVEAVLGIHTGALTLDEAVGLFESRAFLSGPAARAEARRAVWEPTCIRYTWGKVLMRRLRAQAEAAWGADFSLARFHRGLMAYGSPPVGIVAAAMGIDGAAAPAGVPEGRP
- a CDS encoding IclR family transcriptional regulator, whose translation is MAQETGERGTPPKESTKSPSYMGRILNLLELSVIADQAPLTLSELAVAADVPLSTASRLIAQLIAWGFLDEAPNSRFVPGRRLVAMATAVGEHLYSNDRLQLATRRLAAITGESTTAGRIVGNSMYIIARTESDQPLRAVSRIGEPIRPESSALGKAIMSHLPRAGQLALLSGAGVEDPEGVREAILPELEEARRQGYAVDEETYSVGLRCRAVAVIGADGRAVAGLSVSGPAARFTTDLAEKAVPALCQEAAAIGDLR
- a CDS encoding ABC transporter substrate-binding protein — protein: MKANHATGQNSPAHRTGSGTPQVSRRFLMAGGGALAAGLFLPGCASKQPAASSGSGTSAGSGSGKKLSITMTPFAGANLAVMPKEFVKEYEQSHPNVRIKIDDTLILTKQTAAFQANPHNPQNHLVFSNGGGTAAGKATGMYLRLDYSRIPNTQYLQPQFVEPDHCGVVFGADQMGLVFNNRTYPKGFGSWSDLWAPAQKGKLCFFTVPWWVIGMAAQQNGGGWDNMDPGFALWQQHAKNIRTIVTANPQFLNMLSTSEAPLTSHYLGTSTAWRQQGAPLGYQRPAEGAFFDPVGVNINSGASDDQVEVCYDIINEMLKPRWNQSWVDASIEIPAVSTTKLSDKLKAIPAIAAGADQKFVPVDWDIVGKNMSAWTDRWNQDVVSKI